The following coding sequences lie in one Xiphias gladius isolate SHS-SW01 ecotype Sanya breed wild chromosome 24, ASM1685928v1, whole genome shotgun sequence genomic window:
- the vps28 gene encoding vacuolar protein sorting-associated protein 28 homolog, with the protein MFHGIPVTGGVGGAPANKPELYEEVKLYKNAREREKYDNMAELFAVVKTLQALEKAYIKDCVTPNEYTASCSRLLVQYKAAFKQVQGSDVGSIDDFCRKYRLDCPLAMERIKEDRPITIKDDKGNLNRCIADIVSLFITVMDKLRLEIRAMDEIQPDLRELMETMNRMSNMPPDSEAKDKVSLWLTTLSSMSASDELDDNQVRQMLFDLESAYNAFNRFLHSS; encoded by the exons ATGTTCCACGGGATACCAGTTACAGGAGGTGTAGGAGGAG ctCCGGCCAATAAACCAGAGTTATATGAG GAAGtgaaattatacaaaaatgcAAGGGAACGAGAGAA GTATGATAACATGGCCGAGTTGTTTGCTGTTGTCAAGACCCTGCAGGCCCTGGAGAAGGCTTACATCAAAGACTGTGTCACACCTAATGA GTACACTGCTTCCTGCTCCAGACTCTTGGTGCAGTATAAGGCTGCTTTCAAACAGGTGCAGGGCTCTGACGTTGGCTCCATCGATGATTTCTGCAGGAAGTACAGA CTCGACTGTCCACTAGCCATGGAAAGGATTAAGGAGGATCGCCCAATCACCATCAAGGATGACAAGGGCAACCTGAACCGCTGCATTGCAGATATCGTTTCT CTCTTCATCACTGTGATGGACAAGCTGAGACTGGAGATCAGGGCCATGGATGAG ATCCAGCCAGACCTGAGGGAGCTGATGGAAACCATGAACAGAATGAGCAACATGCCCCCAGACTCAGAGGCTAAGGACAAAGTCAGCCTCTG GTTGACCACCCTCAGCAGCATGTCGGCCTCAGACGAATTGGATGATAATCAGGTGCGCCAGATGCTGTTTGACCTGGAGTCGGCCTACAACGCCTTCAACCGCTTCCTCCACTCCTCCTAA